A stretch of the Malus domestica chromosome 08, GDT2T_hap1 genome encodes the following:
- the LOC103424694 gene encoding uroporphyrinogen-III synthase, chloroplastic-like isoform X2 produces the protein MAHLCLSSLSPPISYSPSCPPFHRRIFVVASRIHAASATSTSISHAQPKVVVTRERGKNGKLIASLVKQGISCLELPLIEHTRGPDLDRLSTLLSDTTFDWIVITSPEAGSVFLEAWKAAGTPNVMVGVVGAGTASIFEEVVQSSKRSLNIAFVPSKATGKVLASELPKNGNEKCTVLYPASAKASNEIEEGLSNRGFEVTRLNTYTTGPVHHVDQTVLKQALSAPVIAVASPSAIRAWVGLIPESEQWSNSVACIGETTAKAAKKLGLTNVYYPANPGLEGWVGSILEALQANIK, from the exons ATGGCACACCTTTGTCTTTCCTCCCTCTCTCCTCCTATTTCCTACTCACCTTCTTGTCCGCCATTTCACCGGCGAATCTTCGTCGTTGCTTCCAGGATCCACGCAGCCTCCGCAACTTCCACCTCCATTTCACACGCGCAGCCGAAGGTCGTCGTCACCAGAGAGCGAGGCAAGAACGGCAAGCTCATCGCCTCCCTG GTCAAGCAGGGAATCAGCTGTTTGGAGCTTCCGCTCATTGAGCATACACGGGGGCCAGATCTGGATAGGCTTTCTACACTATTAAGTG ATACTACATTTGATTGGATTGTCATAACATCCCCTGAAGCGGGTTCAGTCTTCTTAGAGGCCTGGAA GGCTGCTGGAACTCCAAATGTTATGGTAGGGGTCGTGGGGGCTGGTACAGCAAGCATATTTGAGGAAGTAGTACAGTCATCGAAGCGATCCCTCAACATTGCTTTTGTGCCATCCAAAG CAACCGGCAAGGTCTTGGCTTCAGAGCTTCCTAAGAATGGGAATGAAAAATGTACCGTTTTATATCCTGCTTCTGCAAAGGCCAGCAATGAGATTG AGGAAGGCCTGTCCAATCGTGGGTTTGAGGTCACAAGGTTAAATACATACACAACG GGACCTGTTCATCATGTCGACCAAACAGTTTTAAAGCAGGCACTCTCCGCCCCTGTCATAGCAGTTGCTTCTCCATCAGCTATTCG TGCCTGGGTCGGTCTTATTCCAGAGTCAGAGCAATGGAGCAATTCAGTTGCCTGTATTGGTGAGACAACTGCTAAGGCTGCTAAGAAATTAGGCCTCACAAATGTTTACTACCCAGCAAACCCAGGTCTTGAAGG GTGGGTGGGTAGCATACTTGAAGCGTTGCAAGCAAAT ATTAAATAA
- the LOC103424694 gene encoding uroporphyrinogen-III synthase, chloroplastic-like isoform X1: MAHLCLSSLSPPISYSPSCPPFHRRIFVVASRIHAASATSTSISHAQPKVVVTRERGKNGKLIASLVKQGISCLELPLIEHTRGPDLDRLSTLLSDTTFDWIVITSPEAGSVFLEAWKAAGTPNVMVGVVGAGTASIFEEVVQSSKRSLNIAFVPSKATGKVLASELPKNGNEKCTVLYPASAKASNEIEEGLSNRGFEVTRLNTYTTGPVHHVDQTVLKQALSAPVIAVASPSAIRAWVGLIPESEQWSNSVACIGETTAKAAKKLGLTNVYYPANPGLEGWVGSILEALQANVRS, encoded by the exons ATGGCACACCTTTGTCTTTCCTCCCTCTCTCCTCCTATTTCCTACTCACCTTCTTGTCCGCCATTTCACCGGCGAATCTTCGTCGTTGCTTCCAGGATCCACGCAGCCTCCGCAACTTCCACCTCCATTTCACACGCGCAGCCGAAGGTCGTCGTCACCAGAGAGCGAGGCAAGAACGGCAAGCTCATCGCCTCCCTG GTCAAGCAGGGAATCAGCTGTTTGGAGCTTCCGCTCATTGAGCATACACGGGGGCCAGATCTGGATAGGCTTTCTACACTATTAAGTG ATACTACATTTGATTGGATTGTCATAACATCCCCTGAAGCGGGTTCAGTCTTCTTAGAGGCCTGGAA GGCTGCTGGAACTCCAAATGTTATGGTAGGGGTCGTGGGGGCTGGTACAGCAAGCATATTTGAGGAAGTAGTACAGTCATCGAAGCGATCCCTCAACATTGCTTTTGTGCCATCCAAAG CAACCGGCAAGGTCTTGGCTTCAGAGCTTCCTAAGAATGGGAATGAAAAATGTACCGTTTTATATCCTGCTTCTGCAAAGGCCAGCAATGAGATTG AGGAAGGCCTGTCCAATCGTGGGTTTGAGGTCACAAGGTTAAATACATACACAACG GGACCTGTTCATCATGTCGACCAAACAGTTTTAAAGCAGGCACTCTCCGCCCCTGTCATAGCAGTTGCTTCTCCATCAGCTATTCG TGCCTGGGTCGGTCTTATTCCAGAGTCAGAGCAATGGAGCAATTCAGTTGCCTGTATTGGTGAGACAACTGCTAAGGCTGCTAAGAAATTAGGCCTCACAAATGTTTACTACCCAGCAAACCCAGGTCTTGAAGG GTGGGTGGGTAGCATACTTGAAGCGTTGCAAGCAAATGTACGTTCATAA